In Candidatus Binatia bacterium, the sequence CGAGGCAATGGTGTCCGTCGACATTCTCGGGATCGGCCACGAGCAGTTGCGAATAGCGACGGAGAGCCTTGGCCGAATCTCCCTGATCTTCGCTGAGGACCGCCAGGTTGAAGAGGGCGGTGCGCTCCTCGCCGTCGAGCTTCAATGCGTTCTGGTAAAGGGACTCGGCGCGATCATAGGCCCCGGACTCGTGTTCGAGGCGGCCGAGGTTTACGTAGGCGGGTATTGCTGTGCGATCAAGTTCGATCGCCTCTTCGTAGGCGACTTTCGCCTCGGGCAATGAGGTTTTCTCCAACTCGAGTCCCCGCGTGAACGCGCGGTAAGCCGCCCGGTCATCTTCCACGGGGGTGAGGTTTTCGATGCGGGAGTTCTGGTCGCGCCTCTGGAACCCGAGCAGAAGCTGGCCGTTATCCAACCAACGGCGGCCCTCGTGGGCAATCACCACGCGTTCCCCCTCCAGACGTAAATTTACGCTCGATATATCGCGCCCCTCGGGTAAGCGTGCCCGGATTTCCCGAACCAACTCGGCGATGCGTCGCGGAGGAAGGTTGGCGTCGAGGAGCGTTCGGGTCGCCCGCAGAACGAGGACGTCGTGCAGGGAATATTCGAATCGGCCCCGGAGGCCCCGAGTGGGCCGCAGGAAGCCCGCACGAACACAATTGCGGACGCGAACCGGCGTCAGCTTCGCCAGCTTGGCGATCTCGCGCGT encodes:
- a CDS encoding MerR family transcriptional regulator, translated to MSSDNDNIAGRVFTTREIAKLAKLTPVRVRNCVRAGFLRPTRGLRGRFEYSLHDVLVLRATRTLLDANLPPRRIAELVREIRARLPEGRDISSVNLRLEGERVVIAHEGRRWLDNGQLLLGFQRRDQNSRIENLTPVEDDRAAYRAFTRGLELEKTSLPEAKVAYEEAIELDRTAIPAYVNLGRLEHESGAYDRAESLYQNALKLDGEERTALFNLAVLSEDQGDSAKALRRYSQLLVADPENVDGHHCLARLHARLGNQTESRRYTRLCREILRGR